The following proteins come from a genomic window of Montipora capricornis isolate CH-2021 chromosome 9, ASM3666992v2, whole genome shotgun sequence:
- the LOC138017746 gene encoding uncharacterized protein, with amino-acid sequence MRGKHNTCKEVIVRRQKVENALQWLSQHNPRYKDIQINQEALNHLPENGIPLDIPTFETNTDDILDENSDEDSLTDTELETDSDVVYNKNTETSSFLSSQCNEKQEKVVIHDQITGKTVNWPTIENQPLNEYTTTYLATMAFPTLFPDAKGDPTIPSLNRDVPFSKSVKHLLKFGEWFGDHWVYRFAKHPRFSYWALNMIQRKRTLQQSSVSIKQNPGDCPLTIDQLREMASNNSSTVFMKKLSRYVGNITGSNAYWRKKRDGLKSIITTKGAPTIFFTFASADMHWPELHSLFSNKSDNCTNEERRQNVIDNPHIVDWFFNQRLENFIKHWLYGTLGAAWHWYRYEFQARGSIHCHGTAKLKNDPGLCELTEVALKGFLAEQKLEQKSCERKQEHLQDIENGKKAAKIICDYVDSLLSTWNPELPCENNWTKPSVHPCKRRYLDMSHDKLYHDYVNLLNTVHRHTRCSTNYCLKRKQNESNLKCRFNFLLNLSDKTRLEFETIHTKDKSVQYRAKVITKRNDTRLNNHQRIQLQGWKANCDIQIIIDHHACVEYLAKYAAKGEPRSQQLKDTFNSVIKSADHDTNVKKAIKQLMMKSLGERDFSAQETAHHLLSLKRP; translated from the coding sequence ATGAGGGGCAAGCACAACACTTGTAAAGAAGTCATTGTGAGAAGACAGAAAGTTGAAAATGCATTGCAGTGGCTAAGCCAACATAATCCTCGATACAAAGACATTCAAATTAATCAAGAAGCTTTAAACCATTTACCTGAGAATGGTATTCCATTGGATATTCCAACCTTTGAAACAAATACTGATGATATTTTAGATGAAAACAGTGATGAGGACTCCTTAACTGATACTGAATTAGAAACTGATTCAGATGTAGTCTATAACAAGAACACAGAAACTAGTAGTTTTCTTTCCTCTCAATGCAatgaaaaacaggaaaaagtGGTGATTCATGATCAAATAACTGGCAAAACTGTCAATTGGCCAACTATTGAAAATCAACCTCTCAATGAATATACAACAACATATTTAGCTACAATGGCATTTCCAACATTATTTCCTGATGCAAAAGGTGACCCAACTATTCCCAGTCTAAACAGAGATGttcctttttctaaaagtgttaAGCATCTATTAAAATTTGGGGAATGGTTTGGTGATCATTGGGTTTATCGGTTTGCTAAACATCCTCGCTTCTCTTACTGGGCACTTAATATGATTCAAAGAAAACGTACTTTACAACAAAGCTCTGTCTCCATCAAACAGAATCCAGGTGACTGTCCTCTTACTATTGACCAGTTACGTGAAATGGCATCAAACAACAGTTCTACAGTTTTTATGAAAAAGCTCTCAAGATATGTAGGCAACATAACAGGTAGTAATGCTTATTGGCGTAAAAAGAGAGATGGATTGAAATCAATAATAACCACTAAAGGAGCTCCTACAatcttttttacctttgcatCAGCTGACATGCATTGGCCAGAATTACATTCCTTGTTTTCAAATAAATCAGATAATTGCACAAATGAGGAAAGGAGACAAAATGTAATAGATAATCCCCACATTGTTGATTGGTTTTTTAATCAGCGTTTAGAAAATTTCATTAAACATTGGTTATATGGTACACTTGGAGCTGCATGGCATTGGTATAGGTATGAATTTCAAGCAAGAGGTAGCATTCATTGCCATGGGACCGCTAAATTAAAGAATGATCCTGGACTTTGTGAGCTTACTGAAGTAGCATTGAAAGGATTCCTAGCTGAACAAAAATTAGAACAAAAGTCGTGTGAAAGAAAACAGGAACATTTGCAAGATattgaaaatggcaaaaaagcaGCAAAAATAATTTGCGATTATGTAGATTCACTACTATCAACTTGGAATCCAGAACTGCCTTGTGAAAATAACTGGACTAAACCAAGTGTGCATCCATGTAAACGCCGTTATTTAGACATGTCACATGATAAACTTTACCATGACTATGTAAACCTTTTAAATACTGTCCACCGCCATACACGATGCAGTACTAATTATTGTCTGAAACGCAAACAGAATGAATCTAATCTCAAATGTCGCTTCAATTTCCTGTTAAATCTTTCTGATAAAACCAGATTAGAATTTGAAACAATCCACACAAAAGACAAATCTGTTCAATACAGAGCTAAAGtcattacaaaaagaaatgatACCCGATTGAATAATCATCAACGCATTCAACTTCAGGGATGGAAAGCTAATTGTGACATTCAGATCATAATTGACCATCATGCTTGCGTAGAATATCTTGCAAAATATGCTGCCAAGGGTGAACCAAGATCACAACAGCTAAAAGATACTTTCAATTCTGTTATTAAGAGTGCTGATCATGACACCAACGTTAAGAAAGCAATAAAACAGCTTATGATGAAAAGTCTAGGAGAGCGAGATTTTAGTGCCCAAGAAACTGCGCACCATTTACTTTCACTTAAGAGGCCCTGA